In Symmachiella dynata, the following are encoded in one genomic region:
- a CDS encoding exo-alpha-sialidase, giving the protein MFERRRFLQTSLCAGISYLTYGGVAGADEAAVDAAPDYRLTRDVPTKLFDGKRCWSHPRAGIVRGAGRGGDPRVVMTMNTLDLSGSDVFKGVFGMQTDDLGKSWTAAAEMETLAPRIEDINGQERPVALSDFWPKLHAKTKTLLGTGHTVVYTPEWKVTRPRPRHTAYAVYDPKQSQWKTWRKMDLSHDEKFNDAGAGCTQRFDLADGTILLPLYFVPAGKNSHVTIARCGFDGTTLTYLENGTELYIDDKTRGLHEPSLTRFDGKYFLTIRNDKRGFITRSDDGQQFEPIQEWRFDDGQPLGNYNTQQHWVTHSDGLFLVYTRRGANNDHVFRHRAPLFMAQVDPERLRVIRETERVLVPERGARLGNFGVTDISPDETWVTVSEWMQPKGVEKHGSDGSVYVARIHWAKPNGLV; this is encoded by the coding sequence ATGTTTGAGCGGCGACGTTTTTTGCAGACATCTTTGTGTGCCGGAATTTCTTATCTGACCTACGGCGGTGTTGCCGGTGCGGACGAGGCAGCCGTGGATGCGGCGCCTGATTATCGTTTGACGCGAGATGTGCCGACGAAGTTGTTTGATGGCAAACGGTGCTGGAGTCACCCCCGTGCGGGGATTGTGCGGGGAGCAGGGCGGGGAGGGGATCCGCGCGTCGTGATGACGATGAACACGTTGGACTTGTCTGGCAGCGACGTGTTCAAAGGGGTGTTTGGAATGCAGACCGACGACTTGGGCAAGTCGTGGACCGCGGCTGCGGAAATGGAGACGCTCGCCCCGCGAATCGAGGACATCAATGGGCAGGAGCGGCCGGTGGCGCTCAGTGATTTTTGGCCGAAGTTGCATGCTAAAACTAAAACCTTACTGGGGACCGGACACACAGTCGTCTACACACCCGAATGGAAAGTCACACGGCCTCGTCCACGGCATACGGCCTATGCGGTGTATGACCCTAAGCAGAGTCAGTGGAAGACTTGGCGGAAGATGGACCTATCGCATGATGAAAAATTCAACGACGCTGGAGCCGGTTGTACGCAGCGGTTTGATCTGGCGGACGGGACAATTCTCTTGCCGTTGTATTTTGTGCCCGCCGGCAAGAACTCGCATGTCACCATCGCACGGTGTGGTTTTGACGGCACGACCCTTACGTACCTGGAGAACGGTACGGAATTGTATATCGACGACAAAACGCGGGGCTTGCACGAACCCTCCTTGACGCGATTTGACGGCAAATACTTTTTGACGATCCGCAACGACAAACGCGGCTTCATCACGCGAAGCGACGACGGACAGCAGTTTGAGCCGATCCAGGAATGGCGGTTCGACGATGGTCAGCCGTTAGGTAATTACAACACGCAGCAACATTGGGTGACGCACAGCGACGGATTGTTTTTGGTGTATACCCGTCGCGGAGCGAATAACGACCATGTCTTTCGGCACCGTGCCCCGTTGTTCATGGCACAAGTCGACCCGGAGCGGTTACGGGTGATTCGCGAGACAGAGCGGGTCTTGGTTCCCGAGCGGGGCGCACGGCTGGGGAATTTTGGTGTTACGGACATCAGCCCGGACGAGACCTGGGTGACCGTCAGCGAATGGATGCAGCCCAAGGGGGTGGAGAAACATGGCAGCGACGGGAGTGTTTATGTCGCGCGGATACACTGGGCGAAGCCGAATGGACTGGTGTAA
- a CDS encoding phosphotransferase family protein produces MIDLNAENVVSYLKSAGHLAPQESATATELSGGVSNIVMRINRPSGDDWVIKQSRPQLRTDVPWFSRMDRIHRETDVMRILDRFLPTGIVPQIVIEDRDNFWFAMQAVDANHAVWKQQLLDGQVDLSVAAKLGTYLAAIHRETSQRAELTEMLRDQTVFNELRVDPFYRHLANQFADVRPAIESMIEEMAATPICLVLGDFSPKNILITPTGIALVDFETGHRGDPAFDLGFFLSHLLLKTVLHADRFDDYADLTHEFWKTYLAGIQPLKATAFAPHELRRRTFAHLASCMWSRIDATSPVNYLPNEREKNIVRNFSRQLLLSPPETWEQAIQDLRTQTHQP; encoded by the coding sequence ATGATCGACCTCAACGCCGAGAACGTCGTTTCCTACCTCAAGTCAGCCGGACACCTGGCCCCCCAGGAATCTGCGACGGCCACCGAGTTATCTGGCGGGGTCTCGAATATTGTGATGCGCATCAATCGCCCCTCTGGCGACGATTGGGTGATCAAACAATCCCGCCCACAATTGCGGACCGACGTTCCTTGGTTCAGTCGCATGGACCGGATTCACCGCGAAACTGACGTGATGCGAATCTTGGACCGCTTCTTGCCCACCGGCATCGTCCCGCAAATCGTAATCGAAGACCGCGACAATTTCTGGTTTGCCATGCAAGCCGTCGACGCCAACCACGCCGTCTGGAAACAGCAGTTGCTCGACGGACAAGTCGACCTCTCAGTCGCTGCGAAACTCGGCACCTATTTGGCTGCAATCCACCGCGAAACCTCTCAGCGTGCAGAGCTGACGGAGATGCTGCGCGATCAAACGGTGTTTAACGAGTTACGAGTCGATCCGTTTTATCGACATTTGGCAAACCAATTCGCCGACGTCCGTCCCGCGATCGAATCCATGATCGAAGAAATGGCCGCCACGCCGATCTGTCTGGTACTAGGCGATTTCAGCCCCAAGAACATTTTGATCACACCGACTGGCATTGCCCTCGTCGACTTCGAAACCGGGCATCGCGGCGATCCCGCTTTTGACCTGGGTTTCTTCCTCAGCCATTTACTGCTCAAGACCGTATTACACGCGGATCGTTTCGATGATTATGCCGACCTGACCCACGAATTTTGGAAAACATATCTCGCCGGAATCCAACCGCTGAAGGCAACCGCATTCGCACCGCACGAACTCCGCCGCCGCACATTCGCCCACCTCGCCAGTTGCATGTGGTCCAGAATCGACGCCACCAGCCCGGTCAACTACCTGCCCAACGAACGAGAAAAAAACATCGTCCGCAATTTCAGCCGCCAATTACTGCTCAGTCCCCCTGAAACCTGGGAGCAAGCGATCCAAGACCTACGCACACAAACCCATCAACCTTGA
- the eno gene encoding phosphopyruvate hydratase translates to MPKIEQIHAREVFDSRGKPTIEVEIRCADSRAGRAIVPSGASTGRFEACELRDGDTNRFGGNGVLQAVSHVNHEIAAALTGMDAADQQSIDRALCDLDGTENKSRLGANAILGVSLAAAHAAAEAQQLPLWKHFAQLWQSAADLGQFPPPTAALGQQPLMPLPMVNMISGGLHAGRNLDFQDYLILPVGATSYREALEWIITIYHRLGRLLTEKGYEGVLVGDEGGYGPKLTSNVQAVELVIEAIEACGLKPGTDVAIGLDVASSHFYDGTHYRLAATGDERLNSGDVIDLLEKWVSAYPIVSIEDGLAEDDWEGWQELTRRLGDRAQLIGDDLFVTNRRRLEKGLELAAGNSVLIKVNQIGTVWETFETLRLALQNGFWPVVSARSGETEDHTIADLAVATAAGQIKIGSIARSERLVKYNQLLRLEEQVGHDAYQGGRIFSALKS, encoded by the coding sequence ATGCCCAAAATCGAACAGATCCACGCCCGCGAAGTCTTCGACAGCCGCGGGAAACCGACCATTGAAGTGGAAATCCGTTGTGCCGACAGTCGTGCGGGGCGGGCGATCGTTCCCAGCGGCGCCAGTACGGGCCGCTTCGAAGCCTGTGAACTGCGCGATGGCGACACGAATCGCTTCGGCGGCAACGGCGTGTTGCAAGCGGTCAGCCATGTGAACCACGAAATCGCCGCCGCTTTGACCGGCATGGATGCCGCGGATCAACAATCGATCGATCGCGCGCTGTGCGACCTCGACGGAACGGAAAACAAATCGCGTCTCGGCGCCAACGCCATCTTGGGCGTTTCACTTGCCGCCGCCCATGCCGCTGCCGAGGCTCAGCAACTTCCTCTCTGGAAACATTTCGCCCAACTGTGGCAGTCCGCCGCCGATCTCGGTCAGTTCCCGCCACCGACAGCCGCTCTAGGGCAGCAGCCATTGATGCCGTTGCCCATGGTGAACATGATCTCCGGCGGACTACACGCGGGGCGTAATTTGGATTTCCAGGACTACTTGATTCTCCCCGTCGGTGCCACATCTTACCGTGAAGCACTGGAATGGATCATCACCATCTACCATCGGTTAGGCCGACTGCTCACCGAAAAGGGATACGAAGGTGTCCTGGTTGGCGACGAAGGGGGATACGGTCCCAAGTTAACATCCAACGTCCAAGCGGTCGAACTCGTGATCGAAGCCATCGAAGCCTGCGGACTCAAACCTGGCACCGACGTCGCCATCGGTCTCGACGTCGCCTCCTCGCACTTTTACGACGGCACGCACTATCGTCTCGCTGCCACCGGCGATGAGCGTCTCAACTCCGGGGACGTGATCGACTTGTTAGAAAAATGGGTCAGTGCCTATCCGATTGTCAGCATCGAAGATGGATTGGCAGAAGATGATTGGGAGGGCTGGCAGGAATTGACGCGGCGATTGGGAGATCGCGCACAACTGATTGGCGACGACCTGTTTGTCACCAACCGCCGACGATTGGAAAAAGGCTTAGAGCTTGCCGCCGGAAACAGCGTGTTGATTAAGGTCAATCAAATCGGCACCGTGTGGGAAACTTTTGAGACGCTCCGACTCGCACTGCAAAATGGCTTCTGGCCGGTCGTCTCGGCCCGCAGCGGCGAAACCGAAGATCACACCATCGCCGACCTAGCCGTCGCAACAGCCGCGGGACAAATTAAGATCGGTTCTATCGCCCGCAGTGAACGGTTGGTGAAGTACAACCAACTCTTGCGGCTGGAAGAACAAGTCGGCCACGATGCCTACCAGGGAGGCCGAATTTTCTCGGCGCTGAAATCATAA
- a CDS encoding amidohydrolase family protein — protein sequence MIFDIHSHAWAYPDHFGDDFREQAQRRAKPGETLDLTVRYEDYRATAPAEVRTVVFGGKAQLSGLWVDDRYVANYAERHGDNVVGFASIDPTQPSWKTEMHNGIEQLGLKGIKLLPMYAGFFPDDKILDPLWEYAGERKLPVLLHTGTTFIAQAPLECTLPRHVDNVAARFPNVPIVMAHLGHPYEGECVAVIRKHPNVYADISALHYRPFQLYHSLMLVQEYGVWDKVLFGTDYPFTTVNATVEGLRKLNDMLVGTALPRLETEQIEQMIYRDSFSLLGIT from the coding sequence ATGATCTTCGACATCCATAGCCACGCCTGGGCCTATCCCGATCATTTTGGCGACGATTTTCGCGAACAAGCGCAACGCCGCGCCAAACCGGGCGAGACGCTCGATTTGACGGTTCGGTACGAAGATTACCGCGCGACGGCTCCCGCAGAGGTCCGCACCGTCGTCTTCGGCGGCAAAGCCCAACTCAGTGGACTCTGGGTCGATGACCGTTACGTTGCCAATTACGCCGAACGGCACGGCGATAATGTCGTGGGGTTTGCATCGATCGACCCTACGCAACCCTCCTGGAAAACCGAAATGCACAACGGTATCGAGCAGTTGGGATTGAAGGGAATCAAACTGCTGCCGATGTACGCCGGGTTTTTCCCCGATGACAAAATACTCGATCCGCTTTGGGAGTATGCCGGCGAAAGAAAACTGCCGGTGTTGTTGCATACCGGAACGACTTTTATTGCCCAGGCCCCCTTGGAATGCACCTTGCCGCGGCATGTGGACAACGTCGCCGCTCGTTTTCCCAACGTCCCCATCGTAATGGCGCATCTCGGGCATCCTTATGAGGGGGAATGCGTTGCCGTGATTCGCAAGCATCCCAATGTCTATGCCGACATCAGCGCCCTGCACTACCGCCCTTTTCAGTTGTACCACAGTTTGATGCTGGTGCAGGAATACGGAGTGTGGGACAAAGTCCTCTTCGGAACCGACTATCCCTTCACAACGGTCAATGCCACTGTGGAGGGGCTGCGCAAATTGAACGATATGCTCGTCGGCACCGCACTGCCACGATTGGAGACTGAACAGATCGAGCAGATGATTTATCGCGATAGTTTTAGTTTGTTGGGAATCACGTGA
- a CDS encoding ABC transporter ATP-binding protein codes for MIAIEADNLTKIYRVYRKREGLFASVKGLFHREFKEVHAVENVSFRIDQGEMVAFLGPNGAGKTTTLKLLSGLIFPTAGTATVLGYVPWQRDNAYRRRFSLVMGQKNQLWWDLPAQESFQLHKEIYRIEPDVFKNRLDELTDLLQVRDLVGQPVRELSLGERMRLELIAALLHGPDVLLLDEPTIGLDVISQRKVQEFLKFYQDERKLTVLLTSHYMKDVEALCKRAVIINEGVIKHDGPLEEIVDRFSTHKVIELQFSGTTIPSDLAEFGEVFDEKPPRVKIKVLRAKIPVVLTTLLSRYSIEDVSVSDRPLEEVIAEMFTATTDEKEPAAMPTGSA; via the coding sequence ATGATTGCCATCGAAGCTGACAACCTGACAAAAATCTATCGCGTTTACCGTAAGCGCGAGGGCCTTTTTGCATCGGTCAAAGGGCTGTTTCACCGCGAATTCAAAGAAGTCCATGCCGTCGAAAACGTCAGTTTTCGCATCGACCAGGGTGAAATGGTCGCCTTCTTGGGCCCCAACGGCGCAGGAAAAACGACCACGCTGAAACTGCTGTCCGGGCTGATTTTTCCCACTGCTGGAACGGCTACGGTACTGGGCTATGTCCCTTGGCAACGAGATAATGCCTACCGCCGACGTTTTTCGCTGGTGATGGGCCAAAAGAACCAACTCTGGTGGGATCTGCCAGCGCAAGAGTCGTTTCAGCTGCACAAAGAAATCTATCGCATCGAACCGGACGTGTTTAAAAATCGTCTGGACGAATTGACCGATCTGTTGCAAGTCCGCGACCTCGTCGGCCAACCGGTCCGCGAACTCTCCTTGGGCGAACGGATGCGGTTAGAACTCATCGCCGCTCTACTGCACGGCCCCGACGTGCTTCTATTAGACGAACCAACCATCGGCCTCGACGTGATATCGCAGCGGAAGGTGCAAGAGTTCCTCAAATTCTATCAGGACGAGCGCAAGTTGACTGTCCTGCTTACAAGCCACTACATGAAGGATGTGGAGGCCCTGTGCAAACGAGCAGTGATCATCAACGAAGGAGTGATCAAGCACGACGGCCCGCTCGAGGAAATCGTCGATCGCTTCAGCACGCATAAGGTGATCGAACTACAATTCTCCGGCACAACCATTCCTTCCGATTTGGCCGAATTCGGCGAAGTCTTCGACGAAAAGCCGCCACGGGTCAAAATCAAAGTCCTCCGCGCAAAAATTCCCGTCGTCCTCACCACCTTGCTGTCACGGTACTCGATCGAAGACGTCAGCGTCAGCGATCGCCCCTTGGAAGAGGTGATCGCTGAAATGTTCACCGCCACGACGGATGAAAAAGAACCAGCCGCTATGCCAACCGGCTCCGCATAG
- a CDS encoding gamma carbonic anhydrase family protein, with protein sequence MTNSHNYDDWPSGPLPPEPPIPFPDVHCHWDALHAAPRIDETAWVAPGAVVMGRVRMKARSSVWYNCVLRGDNEYIELGEDTNVQDGSVLHIDPDYPCILGDRVTVGHMAIVHASVVGDGALIAIGAKVLSRCVIGEGALIAAGAVVMEGTQVPPHTLWAGCPARQIKELDENQRARLARTYQHYVNNTAIHLARFGRAHIEAITKDAGI encoded by the coding sequence ATGACCAACTCCCACAACTATGACGATTGGCCGAGCGGCCCACTGCCGCCCGAACCGCCGATCCCCTTCCCTGACGTACATTGTCATTGGGATGCTCTACACGCCGCCCCTCGCATCGACGAAACCGCCTGGGTTGCGCCGGGCGCGGTCGTCATGGGACGCGTCCGCATGAAAGCCCGTAGTTCTGTTTGGTACAACTGCGTGCTTCGCGGCGACAATGAATACATCGAACTCGGCGAAGACACCAACGTTCAAGATGGTTCGGTGCTGCACATCGACCCCGATTACCCCTGCATCCTGGGCGATCGCGTCACCGTGGGCCATATGGCGATCGTGCACGCCTCGGTCGTGGGTGACGGCGCATTGATTGCCATCGGCGCCAAGGTCCTCAGCCGTTGCGTGATCGGCGAAGGCGCCTTGATAGCCGCCGGCGCCGTTGTGATGGAAGGCACACAAGTCCCCCCGCACACCCTGTGGGCGGGTTGTCCGGCGCGTCAAATCAAAGAACTGGACGAAAACCAACGCGCCCGCCTCGCTCGCACCTATCAACATTACGTCAACAACACCGCCATCCACCTCGCCCGCTTCGGCCGTGCGCATATCGAGGCGATCACCAAAGACGCAGGCATTTGA
- a CDS encoding ribosomal protein L7/L12 → MTKCSICEHANPPLARECESCGMQLTLDSDAAAADGRIQDRVHQLVAEGNKIEAIKLYREQTGCGLVEAKNAVEALLRGETPPPVAPRPQISSSIDQDIVALLHEGRKIEAIKLYIDQVGGGLRDAKLAVDTLAREHGIEAAGKSGGCLSLLILGLTLTATAGYLLT, encoded by the coding sequence ATGACAAAATGCAGCATCTGCGAACACGCCAATCCGCCGCTGGCCAGGGAATGCGAAAGCTGTGGGATGCAGCTTACCCTCGATAGCGACGCGGCCGCCGCCGATGGTCGAATCCAAGACCGGGTGCACCAGTTGGTGGCTGAAGGAAATAAAATCGAGGCGATCAAACTGTATCGCGAACAGACCGGCTGCGGCCTCGTCGAAGCCAAGAACGCTGTCGAAGCCCTGCTCCGCGGCGAAACCCCGCCCCCGGTCGCTCCCCGCCCGCAAATATCCTCCTCGATTGATCAAGACATCGTCGCCCTGCTGCACGAAGGTCGCAAAATCGAGGCCATCAAGCTGTATATCGATCAAGTCGGCGGCGGCCTCCGCGATGCCAAATTGGCCGTCGATACCCTGGCCCGCGAACACGGCATCGAAGCCGCCGGCAAGAGTGGCGGTTGCTTAAGCCTGCTCATCCTCGGCCTAACGCTCACCGCCACAGCCGGCTATCTGCTGACCTAA
- a CDS encoding carboxy terminal-processing peptidase — protein sequence MPMNLKSPYRVVIKFSLAVALLVATAYGASRLKEAPQGQTRVAMLVAKMVERFHISHQSIDDDVSEKFLERYLKDLDPRKLYFTKADVELLRQKSKSLDDEIKAGDVSFAFTTYKLFTHRLLERIKKAQVLIDSEHDFNADEEMVVDAKETDWATEAELDERWRKQIKYDLLVLKLGDDADADKVAEDAGAVKRDDEDAPAKTLAEAKKRLHKRYANIVTMTKQTEPEQILEMFLTALTTTFDPHSSYMSASTLEEFQIAMRLKLQGIGAALRVTDGYTVVAEVVPGGAADADGRLKEGDKIIGVGQGEDGEITDVVEMKLSKVVKMIRGPKGTVVRLQVKPADGSETKIYDLTRQVIELKSSRVTGEIIDTGKRIEGRREKIGVINIPSFYRDFDAAQNGVADASSTATDVKKVLRSFASQGGVDGIIIDLRNNGGGALIEAIDVSGLFIDDGPVVQVKSSTGRVEALDDETSGVAYSGPLMVITNRLSASASEIFAGVIKDYKRGILVGDTTTHGKGTVQSVRPVDTEFRLNKSEPTGGALKITIQQFYRVNGDSTQNRGVTTDVSLPSLIDHFDIGESFLDNALEFDQVSPADYAATAAVNPEIISALKKDSQKRVLADKGFQRDERVISRYLKRKNRKTVSLNEEEMRREREESKADKDEEKDDTEKKPGENKPKEIFPDKHYNNEVLAIMLDYIDLLHKGTTAKAR from the coding sequence ATGCCCATGAACTTAAAATCGCCATATCGCGTTGTAATCAAATTCTCGCTGGCTGTCGCCTTACTGGTCGCCACGGCTTATGGGGCGTCTCGCCTCAAAGAAGCACCCCAAGGGCAGACGCGGGTCGCGATGCTGGTGGCGAAAATGGTCGAACGCTTTCACATCAGCCATCAGTCGATCGACGATGACGTCTCTGAGAAATTCTTGGAACGCTATCTAAAAGATCTCGATCCGCGGAAATTGTATTTCACCAAGGCCGATGTCGAACTGTTGCGCCAAAAATCCAAATCCTTGGATGACGAGATCAAAGCCGGCGATGTCAGCTTTGCATTCACAACCTACAAACTTTTCACGCATCGGCTATTGGAGCGGATTAAAAAAGCTCAAGTGCTGATCGACAGTGAGCACGATTTCAATGCCGACGAAGAAATGGTGGTCGATGCCAAAGAAACGGACTGGGCCACCGAAGCAGAACTCGACGAACGTTGGCGCAAGCAAATCAAGTATGACTTGCTGGTCCTGAAATTGGGCGACGACGCCGATGCCGACAAAGTGGCCGAGGATGCCGGCGCAGTGAAACGGGACGACGAAGATGCCCCCGCCAAAACTTTGGCAGAGGCCAAAAAACGTCTCCACAAACGTTACGCCAATATCGTCACGATGACCAAGCAGACCGAGCCGGAACAGATCTTGGAAATGTTCCTGACCGCTCTGACGACCACCTTTGATCCGCACTCAAGCTACATGTCCGCCTCGACGCTGGAAGAGTTCCAGATCGCGATGCGACTGAAGTTGCAAGGAATCGGTGCCGCACTGCGGGTGACCGACGGATACACGGTTGTTGCGGAGGTTGTCCCCGGTGGCGCTGCGGACGCGGACGGTCGCTTGAAAGAGGGAGACAAAATCATTGGTGTCGGGCAAGGTGAGGATGGCGAAATCACCGACGTCGTGGAAATGAAACTCTCCAAAGTCGTCAAAATGATTCGCGGCCCCAAAGGGACCGTGGTCCGGCTGCAAGTCAAACCGGCTGACGGCAGCGAAACGAAAATCTACGACCTGACCCGCCAAGTCATCGAACTGAAATCTTCACGCGTGACGGGTGAAATTATCGATACTGGAAAACGTATCGAAGGTCGCCGTGAAAAAATCGGCGTGATCAATATCCCCTCATTCTATCGAGACTTCGACGCTGCCCAAAATGGCGTTGCTGATGCGTCAAGTACCGCCACCGATGTCAAAAAGGTGCTGCGATCGTTCGCTTCACAAGGCGGCGTCGATGGCATCATTATTGACTTGCGAAATAACGGCGGCGGTGCATTGATCGAAGCGATCGACGTTTCCGGATTGTTCATCGATGATGGTCCCGTTGTGCAGGTCAAATCGTCAACAGGACGCGTCGAAGCACTGGACGATGAAACATCAGGTGTCGCTTACAGCGGACCATTGATGGTGATCACCAATCGTTTGTCCGCCTCCGCCTCCGAGATTTTTGCCGGTGTGATCAAAGATTACAAACGGGGAATCCTCGTCGGTGATACCACAACGCACGGTAAAGGTACGGTCCAAAGCGTACGGCCTGTTGATACGGAATTCCGGCTCAACAAATCAGAACCGACCGGCGGTGCTTTGAAAATTACGATTCAACAATTCTATCGCGTGAACGGCGATAGCACGCAAAACCGCGGCGTCACAACCGATGTGTCGCTCCCGTCGCTGATCGACCACTTCGACATCGGCGAATCATTTTTGGACAATGCCCTGGAGTTCGACCAAGTCAGTCCAGCAGACTATGCCGCGACTGCAGCGGTCAATCCTGAAATTATCTCCGCACTGAAAAAGGATAGCCAAAAACGCGTCCTAGCGGACAAGGGATTCCAACGCGATGAACGCGTCATCAGTCGCTACCTGAAACGTAAAAACCGTAAGACGGTTAGCCTCAACGAAGAAGAGATGCGGCGTGAACGCGAGGAAAGCAAAGCGGACAAGGACGAAGAAAAAGACGATACCGAGAAAAAACCGGGTGAAAATAAACCCAAGGAAATTTTCCCCGACAAACATTACAACAACGAAGTGCTGGCCATTATGCTGGACTACATCGATTTGCTGCACAAAGGCACAACCGCCAAAGCACGCTAA